The following are encoded together in the Terriglobales bacterium genome:
- a CDS encoding dihydrofolate reductase family protein — protein sequence MSTKAPGIKVTVFVGVSVDGFLARPNGAVDFLPADGGEPHGFPEFYASVDAVVIGRKTYEWVESYGKWVYGKKRVVVLSSRPVELSWIKGGVVEQMSGEPAAIVRRLGASGAKHLYVDGGITIQRFLTAGLVDRMVITRVPVLIGDGIPLFGKLPHDIKLQHIETKSYKTGLVKSEYRVRKTAKRKKK from the coding sequence GTGAGTACGAAAGCTCCAGGCATCAAGGTGACGGTGTTTGTCGGGGTGAGCGTGGACGGGTTCCTGGCGCGGCCGAATGGTGCGGTTGATTTTCTGCCCGCGGATGGCGGCGAGCCGCACGGGTTCCCTGAATTCTATGCCAGCGTGGATGCGGTGGTCATCGGGCGGAAGACTTACGAGTGGGTGGAATCGTACGGCAAGTGGGTGTACGGCAAGAAGCGGGTGGTCGTGTTGAGCAGCAGGCCGGTCGAGCTTTCATGGATCAAAGGCGGAGTGGTCGAGCAGATGTCCGGCGAACCGGCCGCAATCGTGCGGCGGCTGGGCGCGAGCGGGGCAAAGCATCTGTACGTGGACGGTGGCATCACCATCCAGCGCTTCCTCACCGCAGGGTTGGTAGATCGGATGGTGATCACGCGCGTGCCGGTGCTGATCGGAGACGGCATCCCGCTGTTCGGCAAGCTGCCGCACGACATCAAGCTCCAGCACATAGAGACGAAGTCGTACAAGACCGGGCTGGTGAAGAGCGAATACCGGGTGAGGAAGACGGCAAAGAGGAAGAAGAAATAG